A single genomic interval of Chloroflexota bacterium harbors:
- a CDS encoding transposase, protein LAYLRCPLAHHKAIRTTNLLERAFQESRRRTRVIPHFFTEKACLKLVFSALWQASQRWRRVSMTELEQQQLHLLRRELGLPLYNT, encoded by the coding sequence CTGGCCTACCTGCGTTGCCCGCTGGCACACCACAAAGCGATCCGCACCACCAACCTGCTGGAGCGCGCTTTTCAGGAGAGCCGTCGGCGCACCAGGGTGATCCCACATTTCTTCACCGAGAAAGCGTGCCTGAAACTGGTCTTCTCGGCCTTGTGGCAGGCAAGTCAGCGTTGGCGACGGGTGAGCATGACCGAGTTGGAGCAGCAACAACTGCATCTCCTGCGCCGCGAACTCGGATTGCCATTGTACAACACATAG
- a CDS encoding transposase yields the protein MVPWEQFTAKLVQYYRGRAQEGRPPYDPVVVLKMLLVSYLYNISERDTEDLANFYLPVKYFLGLGVDEKAPDHSTLTAFKNRILENGKLAAYQSLLQEIVRLAQERGVAFGSIQVVDSTHSIADVNVEKEEHRQKEGKPPRDNHASWG from the coding sequence GTGGTCCCTTGGGAGCAATTCACCGCGAAACTAGTTCAATATTACAGAGGCCGCGCCCAGGAGGGGCGTCCGCCCTATGACCCGGTCGTGGTCTTAAAAATGCTGCTCGTCTCCTACTTGTACAATATCTCTGAGCGTGATACAGAAGACCTGGCTAACTTCTACCTGCCGGTAAAGTATTTCTTGGGCCTGGGGGTAGACGAGAAGGCCCCTGATCACAGCACTCTGACCGCTTTCAAGAATCGCATCCTGGAGAATGGCAAACTGGCTGCCTACCAGAGCCTGCTCCAAGAGATCGTCCGCCTAGCCCAGGAACGGGGCGTGGCCTTCGGCTCCATCCAGGTTGTAGATAGCACCCATTCCATCGCTGATGTGAACGTGGAGAAGGAGGAACATAGGCAGAAGGAAGGCAAACCCCCTCGGGACAACCACGCCAGTTGGGGGTGA
- a CDS encoding transposase, translating into MRGERGVRKQPQYFYGYKQHVSFNAQAEIITSLCCSTGHDYDGHYLPRLVEADLALGLPVETYAADRGYDDSENHVFLAENGLHSAIRLNSYRTRKKDLNKRVWLEKEVSEPYQAGLKERYKIERKFGEGKRYHGMGRCRYLGLVRYAIQSILTAIVLNLKRLVKLLTGVSFRGRAKVVV; encoded by the coding sequence GTGCGAGGGGAGAGGGGAGTCCGAAAACAGCCACAATACTTTTACGGGTACAAGCAGCATGTCAGTTTCAACGCCCAGGCAGAGATCATCACCAGCCTTTGTTGCTCCACAGGTCATGATTACGATGGGCACTACCTTCCTCGCCTGGTCGAAGCCGACCTGGCATTAGGACTACCGGTAGAGACTTACGCTGCAGATCGGGGCTACGACGACTCAGAGAATCACGTTTTCCTGGCTGAAAACGGTTTGCATTCCGCTATTCGGCTGAACAGTTATCGGACTCGGAAGAAAGACCTCAACAAGAGGGTGTGGCTGGAAAAGGAAGTTAGTGAGCCATATCAGGCCGGTTTGAAAGAGAGGTACAAGATCGAGCGCAAGTTTGGTGAGGGCAAGAGATATCACGGGATGGGGAGGTGCCGCTACCTTGGCCTGGTCCGCTACGCCATTCAGAGCATTCTGACGGCCATCGTATTGAATCTCAAGCGGTTGGTGAAGTTGCTCACTGGAGTCTCATTCCGAGGCCGGGCCAAAGTAGTGGTCTAG
- a CDS encoding glycosyltransferase family 39 protein, with the protein MQHFAYVRHLAEGRGLPPQGKEALTSPSRQEGSQPPLYYVLAGIVTTWVDANNFPAIVRLNPHYWPEAYGTEYDNKNVVLHTTQEWPPEHTYLALYLSRWVSLLMGMVAVFTTYLLSREVFHGDRWLVLAPPLLLSCTPQFLFISASVNNDATAAATCGLALWTMAHLIRSGPSWRWIIALGVAVGLACLAKISALGLIPLAILTLLAAKDHFHSSRPLILMGAVLLVLVSLIAGWWYVRNWLLYGNPLGWDTHFAMDWVRTTPAPLSRLWAQLPAVGRSYFAAFGWGNVQFPSRVYSAIATFGLAAFVGLIIYAVKPLPASGSRVICLLTLWVGVMLAALLLWMRWVTAPHGRLLFPAAPAISVLLVLGWRRLVPAKWERILLLPLAAVFVFALAAPVAVIRPTYARPQQVAPSEIPLRYYGDLAALWDFRISPERVVAGENAWVTLCWRALGETTKDYSVFVQIVGHGDEIVADRYTYPGLGSYPTSQWQLGDAFCDTLRVPIPPRAPAPSLYRVAVGLFNHQTQERLPIYLADGTPTDDPFVGQIKVRSPTEKTVTIPNPLVAQFGEEIALLGYRIDQQPSKPGSRVSLALYWQALRMPSADHTVFVHLCDQKGKIVAQADGEPQDGNYPTSWWDAGETVVDERSLTAPLKPGKYSLVVGLYDRTTGTRLSVSGGAFESIEEVVLPVQVTVQ; encoded by the coding sequence ATGCAGCACTTTGCTTACGTGCGCCATCTGGCCGAGGGACGTGGCCTACCTCCACAGGGGAAGGAAGCGCTGACAAGCCCTAGCCGGCAAGAGGGCAGCCAGCCACCCCTCTATTATGTCCTCGCCGGCATAGTAACCACCTGGGTGGATGCCAACAACTTCCCCGCTATAGTGCGTCTCAATCCACACTACTGGCCCGAGGCGTATGGTACGGAGTACGACAACAAGAATGTGGTGTTGCACACGACCCAAGAATGGCCGCCCGAGCATACGTACCTCGCACTATATCTCTCACGCTGGGTATCGCTTCTCATGGGCATGGTAGCAGTGTTCACGACGTATCTTCTCTCTCGCGAGGTGTTTCACGGAGATCGGTGGCTGGTGCTCGCACCGCCGCTATTGCTATCTTGCACCCCGCAGTTTCTCTTTATCAGTGCATCAGTGAACAACGATGCGACAGCAGCAGCTACCTGTGGCTTGGCCTTATGGACCATGGCCCATCTAATACGCTCGGGACCCTCATGGCGGTGGATCATTGCCTTAGGCGTGGCAGTAGGTCTAGCCTGTCTTGCTAAGATAAGTGCTCTGGGCTTGATACCCTTGGCCATATTGACATTACTGGCAGCCAAAGATCACTTTCACTCATCTCGACCGCTCATTCTTATGGGTGCGGTCCTCCTAGTACTCGTTTCCCTCATTGCAGGCTGGTGGTATGTGCGCAATTGGCTGCTCTATGGTAATCCCTTGGGTTGGGACACACACTTCGCTATGGATTGGGTCCGGACGACGCCTGCACCGCTATCCCGTCTCTGGGCGCAACTGCCCGCCGTTGGAAGGTCCTACTTCGCTGCTTTTGGCTGGGGTAATGTGCAGTTCCCTTCTCGGGTTTATAGCGCCATTGCCACATTCGGACTTGCGGCTTTCGTCGGTTTGATAATCTACGCTGTAAAACCCCTGCCTGCCTCTGGGTCTCGTGTGATATGCCTCCTGACGCTTTGGGTAGGAGTAATGCTGGCTGCGTTGTTACTATGGATGCGATGGGTTACGGCTCCACACGGGCGCTTGCTCTTCCCTGCCGCTCCCGCTATCTCGGTCCTGCTTGTATTAGGCTGGCGGCGTTTGGTGCCCGCAAAGTGGGAACGAATTCTGCTCCTACCGCTGGCTGCGGTGTTCGTATTCGCACTGGCCGCGCCAGTTGCCGTGATCCGACCCACCTACGCTCGCCCACAGCAAGTAGCGCCTTCAGAGATCCCTTTGCGCTACTACGGGGATTTGGCTGCACTTTGGGATTTCCGCATTTCGCCTGAACGAGTGGTAGCAGGTGAGAACGCGTGGGTCACCCTTTGCTGGCGCGCATTAGGGGAGACCACAAAGGATTACAGCGTATTCGTGCAAATAGTGGGGCATGGCGATGAGATCGTGGCCGACCGTTATACATATCCTGGGCTTGGTTCCTATCCTACGAGCCAATGGCAACTTGGCGACGCCTTTTGCGATACTCTGCGTGTCCCTATCCCCCCTCGAGCACCCGCGCCCAGCCTTTACCGCGTGGCCGTAGGGCTGTTTAACCATCAGACCCAAGAGCGATTACCCATTTACTTGGCGGATGGGACGCCAACCGATGATCCCTTTGTGGGTCAGATCAAGGTACGTTCTCCAACGGAGAAAACTGTCACTATACCCAACCCCTTAGTTGCCCAGTTTGGGGAGGAGATCGCTTTGCTTGGATATAGGATAGATCAGCAGCCAAGCAAGCCCGGTAGTCGTGTCTCCTTAGCTTTGTACTGGCAAGCGTTACGGATGCCCTCAGCAGATCACACGGTATTCGTGCATCTGTGCGACCAGAAGGGCAAAATCGTGGCCCAGGCCGATGGTGAGCCGCAGGACGGCAATTATCCCACTTCCTGGTGGGATGCTGGGGAAACAGTGGTGGACGAGCGTTCGCTGACAGCGCCATTGAAGCCAGGGAAATATTCCCTGGTGGTAGGATTATATGACCGGACAACAGGTACTCGGCTATCAGTGTCCGGTGGAGCATTTGAAAGCATAGAAGAGGTTGTGCTGCCAGTTCAAGTAACGGTGCAATGA